The stretch of DNA CCACCAGCTTCTCCCCCACCTCCACCCTCGTGCCATCGCTCAGGACGGCTGCGGAGGCCCTGGCCTCCTGCCAGGGGAGTGGCTCGCCCTCTATACCCAGCTCTACCCGGGGCTTAAGCTCCACCCCCACGACCCTCCGCCCGAATATGAACTCCACGCCAGCCCCCGAGGCGCGGCGGTAGTAGTAGTCCACAACCTTCTCGGCGTCGAGGAACCCGGCGCTCCTTATGAGGACTGCGCCCTCGACATCCCCCACGCCCAGGACCTCAGCCTCCTCACCGTCCGAGACCCGGGTGTTCATTCCCAGCCTCCTCTCAAGCTCCTCCGGAGGTATGATAAGGTAGTCCCTCCCCTCCTCCCCGGCCTCTCTAAGCGGCTCCTCAACCTCCCTCCACCTCTCCCTGTCGTAGACGAAGAGGTAGCCCGACTTGACCAGCCCCAGGTCCTCGCCACCCCTCTGGGCGTCCTCGAAAAGCCTCACGGTCGAGCCCGCCACCAGCCTGTTCATGGTGCTCGAGAAGAATGTCCTGAAGGCCGCCATGCTCCTCCCGCTGTCCCCCGAGCCGGGTGCGTGGCCGGCGTCAACGACGAGGACGCTCCCCCCGCTCCAGACCTTGAGGTAGTAGGCGGCCGCCAGGCCGACTACCCCCGCTCCGACGACAACATAGTCGAAACGCGGCAATAACACGAGCACCCCCTGCCGTGCCACCAAGGGACTAGTGTTTAGGCGGAAGGGCAATATTCTGGATAGGGGGCAGCGTGGGTAGCGGCTCCCTCCCTTTAGCCCTGGGTTGCCCTTGTCCTGGCAAGCCGCCTAACCATCGCCTCGAGGTCCTCCAGGCTTGGCGGCCTGCGGCCTAGAGCCTCTTCAACCTCTCTAGCGAGGCCGAGCCGGTCGACCACTATGGCTGAGGACCTGGCCAGGGCATGCCCCCACACAGGCTTCCTCAGCGCCTCCCTGAACTCCTCGGGAGTCATGAGTATCGCCTCGACACCCTCCTCAACAGCCCCAGACACCATGTCGTACCTGTCAAGTATCCTGACGCCCCGGAATCTCGGGGATACTACTATAATGTCTATATCGCTCCACCTGTTGAAATCGCCGCGGGCGTAGCTGCCGAACAGTATCACTGTCACGTCTCCGAGGCGCTCAAGAAGCTTGGAGGCGGAGGACTTCGCTTTCACCAGGGCCTCCAGCCAAGCCGAGAGCCTCTCCCTAGGAATCCTCACACTCTTCACCCAGACACTCCTCAACCGCCCTATAAACCCTGCTGGCACACTCTAGGGCCTCCTCGGCGTCCCTGCGGGTGTAGTTCTCGAACGGCGCAGCCCCTCCGGGCCACGCGTCAGGATACCTGGGTGGAAGGTACAGCTTGTTAAGCACGGCTATACACTCCTCCATCTCCTGGAGAGGCTGGCAGAGGCTCCTGGCCCTACGCCAGAGAGCCATAAGGTCGTGGCCGAAGGACTCCAGCCCCGCAGCCCTCAGAACAGCCTTTATAGAGTACTCGGCGGCCTGGTTAGCTTTGAAGCACGCCCAACTGTAAAAGCCCCCCTCATAGTCAACCCTTATAGACTCTAACGTGTGCTTCGCCTGCCTAAGCCACCTAACAGCCTCCTCACAGTCAAAAACCACCCGCCACACACCCCTAGCCTAGCAGGGGGGCTCGGCACAGTACGCGCTCCTCACGCCCCCCCGGGTTGCCGGGGGGTTTGGCTCCCGGATTCCTCCTCACCGCCCTTAGTATGTTATTGGAGGCCTAGGTTTTCAAGCTGTTTGAGGACGTAGCTCCTGATCTCATCGAGGCTCGGCAGGCTCTGGGCTAGGCGGCCTTCCTCGAGGTATTTGCGGGTCAGAGGCTCGCAGCCCTCAGGCTCCTCCCCGAGCCTTACGATCCTCTTCTCGCCCCGGCAGAGGACGATGGATCTCGCCCCGGGTAGCTTGCCCCTCTTGGTCCTCGGCCTCCACTCGCCGTCTTCATGGACCTCCACCACGTCCATGCTTATGTCGATGTTGGGGGCGGCTGCTATGGTGGTGCCCACTCCGAAGCCGTCGGCCACGTCCCTGAGCTCCGCGACCCTCTCCTCGTCTAGCCCGCCGCTGACGAATATCTTGACGTGCTTGTAGCCGTGGATGTCCAGGGCCCACCTAACCTCCTCCACGATATCCCTCATCCTCCCCCTCCTGCTGCTCGGCGTGTCGAGCCTCACGCCAGCGAGGACCTCGCCGAGCTCCCTGGCGGCCATGAGGGCCTCCTCCCTCTCGTCCCAGAACGTGTCGACAAGAGCTATGACCGGCGTCTCCTCCTTGAAGGTCTCGGCGAACGCCCTCCAAGCCTCCACCTGGCTGCCGAAGACTATTATTAGGGCGTGGGGCATGGTACCGCGGGGCTCGACGCCGAGGTACTCCCTGCTTAGGACCCCGCTCACCCCGTCCAGCCCGCCCACCAGCGCTGCCCTATCCGCGGCGGGCTGTACGGCGGGGTGGAGGGCCCTGAGGCCGAAGAACAGGACTGTCTTCCCCCTGCCCGCCGCAAGCCTTACTCTGGCCGCCTTCGTCGCTATGCTCGTGGAGAACCTGAGTAGCCCTAGGAGGGCGGTCTCAAAGAGTATTATATCCTGGAATCTACCCTCCACAACCATCAGGGGGTCCTTCCTCTCGAAGACCGTCCCCTCAGGCAGGCTGTAGACGGTGACGGGCTTGCCCTGGAGGAGCGCGAGCGCCTCCTCAAGCCCAGCATAGACAGCCCACTCATAACCACGGGGGAGGCTGTAGGCGTGAACCTCCATCCTAACCCTCTTACCCCCCACTCCATACTTCTCCGCAACCCTCCGGGTCCTTACGAAGTAGATGTCGGTGGCCCTGCCCTCCAGTATCTCGCCCAGGCTCGCCATGTATATCCTGGGCTGCCCCCCGCTCAACAGCTAACACCTAAGCAAACTAGTGGCCCAGCCGGGGATATATAGGAGGGAAAGAGCCTGTTCGGCGGCATACCTATGCCAGATCCCAACCCGGACCCCTTCCTAAACCCCCTAACGGGATGCGGGCAATACGCTATGAAAAACAATCTTAGATAGAGTTTCTAGACCCGGCTTCTCGCTCTCCCATAGCATCCCCAACCTGCTAACACAAATTATTATCGTTAAGACAACGGATCCTATACTCGGGGTGCCTATACTGCCTAGCCCTAATCCTCCAGTAGAGCCTTACAAGATCCGGATGGTTGAGCCTATCAGGCTTCTACCCCGGGAGGAAAGACTGAGGCGCCTGCGAGAGGCTGGATGGAACGTTTTCCGGCTTCGCAGCATCGATATTTTCATAGACTTGCTTACCGATAGTGGGACCGGCTCGATGAGCATATACCAGTGGGCAGCTCTTATGACTGGTGATGAAGCCTACGCTGGGGCAAGGAGCTGGTTCCGTTTTAGGGATGCGGTTAGAGATGTCCTAGGCCTAGACCTCGTGTTACCTGTTCACCAGGGGAGAGCCGCGGAGAGGATACTCTATGGTGAGCTTCTCAGGCGCAGGAACGCTAGGATAGTGCCGGCCAACACTCACTTCGACACCGGCAGGGCTGTAATCCTCAACCAGGGTGGAGTGCCTCTCGACCTCCCATCGCCCCAGGCCAGCAGGAGGGAGGCCTACCCGTTTAAGGGTGATATAGACGTTGCCAGGTTGGAGAGGCTGCTGAAGGAGAGATCCCGGGACGTTGCCTTCATACTCCTAGTTATCACTAACAATACGGCTGGAGGCCAGCCTGTATCCATGGATAACGTGAAGACCGTCAGAGAGCTGGCCGACGCCTACGGCCTCCCCCTGGTCATGGATATATGCAGGTTTGCTGAGAACGCGTACCTGGTTAAAGAGAGGGATCCACGGTATAGAGGCTGGAGCGTCCGAGATATAGCACGCGAGATGATCAGTTATGGGGATCACTTCGTTATGAGCGCTAAGAAGGATGGGCTCGCAAACATAGGCGGCTTCATAGCCACAAGGGATCCCAGCCTCTACGAGGATCTGGCTGCACGTGTAGTCCTCGAGGAGGGCTATGTAACCTACGGGGGGCTAGCGGGCCGCGACCTGGAGGCTATAGCCCAGGGGCTTCGTGAGGTTGTAGAGGAGGACTATCTACGACATAGGGTAGAGCAGGTTAGATACCTAGGAGAGCTCCTGTCAAGCCAAGGAGTCCCTATAGTAGAACCGGTGGGCGGCCACGCGGTATACGTAGACGTGCTCGAGGCCCTACCTGAAATGCCACGCAGCCACTATCCGGCTGACGCGCTAGCGGCAGCACTCTACCTGGAGTCTGGAGTCAGGGCAGTAGGCCTAGGGGCTCTAGCGTTCGCTAGGGAAGAGAACGGCGAGATAGTGTACCCGGAGTTCGAGCTGCTCAGGCTAGCAGTACCCAGGAGAACATACACTAACTCCCATATGGAGTACGTTGCCGCCAGCCTAGCAAGACTGCTCAGAGAGGGGAGACGCAAGGTCAAAGGGCTACGAGTTGTGAAGGAGCCCAGGATTAAGGGTATAAGGCACTTCCTAGCAGAGCTCGAACCCATAGAACCTGTGTGACACGTCCACTCCAAACCCGTACTACTGGCAGGACGCTGCCAGCCCCGTAAACTGGAGGTCTTGGATAGATGCCTCTAGAGGGGTGGGGAGCCTATTGATCGGGGAGAACGCGGTCTACGCTATACTGTCTGGGGCTATAGCGCTGATACTGTCTCTCAAGCTTGTATCATGGTGGATAGAGACTGCCAGTAGGAGAAGGCTTGTCGGCAGAGACATGAACAAGTATGATAAGCCCGAGGTTGCAGAGGCTGGCGGGATATGGGCCGTCGTGGCGGGCGCTTTTGGCCTGCTGATGCTGGAGGCGCTATTGTGGTTAACCCGGGTAGCGTGGGGCAGCCACGGGACGGGGATCCCAGGGCGTCATACACCGTCATAGACGCCGAGAAGAGCTCTATAGAGCTGTATAGGGTCAAATATGACGTTGACAAGATCATAGGGAAGCTACGTGCTCTAGGGATCTCAAGCCCCCATATAATGGAGCCTCAGACAGCGGGGGAGACCCGTTACTCCCGCGCTCCCACGCCACCCGAGGCTGCCAGTATGGAGCCAGCATAGAACGCCAGGGCCACAGCGGACACTAGGTTGGAGGCTGCGGAGGTCAGGGGGATCAGACGCCGTTCACCCAACCGTGCCTTCATGTAACAAATTATAGCAGGTTGTGTCGGGCACGGCTGGGTTCATCACGGTCTCCCCGGGGCCGCCTACGGAAGCCCCTGGGGGCTTCCCTCGGGAACCCCGGGGTCACCGGGTTAGGTTTATAAACTTAAAGCCTTAAAGTTTTGTTGGGGATTCCCCAATATGAGCTACATAACGCTTACACTACCATTTAATGTTGGAGGTAGCGTAGCTGGGGACTTGTTCAGTACTGCATGGTTGTTTAAGACTGCTACTCATAGAATGCTCAGTTTAGCCAAGCAAACACCCATACTACCTGCTACTGACATTGGCTGGAAAAACACCTTTAGGAAGGCAATCTATGAGGTGATACCTAATCGTAGGTATGTTGATGGAGTTATCACGCTTGTACGTGGAATTTACGAGTCTTGCAGACAACTGGGAGTTGGCTTCAAAGAGGTAGAGCTTGGAGATTGGCTGATGTTTCAGCAGGCTGAGAAGGAATATCCAGTAAGGAACATTACCCTAAAGGATGACTACAGCTTCTACATAACAACTATAGGCTACAATGGAGAAAAGGATAGAATAGTTGTTAAGCCCACAATACCCAAGAACTACAAGGTTTTGCTCGACAAGATTCTCGAAGAGAGACAGAAACATACAGCTAGAATAGTTATCAAGGATTATGGTGTTAGGAAAAACAGGCTGTGGGTTCATGGAGAGATACAGCTTACAATACCCATAGACTTCTACTACAAGCATATGACTAGATATAGGAGAAACTATGGGAAACTCTACGGCGGTGTAGATGTTAACGTTGATAGAGCCAACCTAGCAGTAGTTGATAGGTATGGTAGGCTAAGGCATGTAAAGACTTTCTGGTTTGAGGAAGCATCAAGAAAGGGATGTAGAAGTAGGAGGGCAAGAAGCATTATAGGGATGACTGTTCACGATATGCTTAAATACGCCTATCATCATGGAGTCAAAACATTATTCCTAGAGAACCCAGATGTACTCGGGAAACTAAAACTGCTTTGGATAAGAAATGGTAAGAGACTACATAGGAACTACAACTGGAGAGTCTCTGTATTCAGGAGTAGAATAATAGAAATGATAACTATGAAAACACCACTATATGCTATTAGGGTAGAATATGTAGACCCAAGGAGGACGACGCATTCTGAAGAACACGATAAGATAATGAAGAGATACGGCTTAGATAGGCATTCAACATCAGCCTACCTAATAGCCCTACGCGGTATAGAAAGATACAGTTCGATACAGAAAGTTACAGCTTAGTGTTTCTGACCCATCGACTCGGCGGGGAGGAGGCGGGGTGTTAGGCCTAACACTATCGACAGTATTAGGAGTGCCGTGCCCGCGGCCCACAGCCACCATGAAATCGGGGAGCCAGAGCTGCGGGCTAGGATCAAAACCCCCGAGATAAGGAAGAGCATGCTGAGAAGGAAGACCAGGACAGCCACCAGGCTAAGGCTACTGGCCCCCAGCCGTGCTCCCCCCGCAAAGGTGGCAGAGAAGACGAGGTAGGCTATAGCTGCGGTTCTTACGGCTCTCGCGAGGAAGAAGCCGGAGAGGAGGGCGAACCCGAGGGACGCGCCCGAGCCCCTAGCTATAACCCCTACGCTAGAGCCGGCTAGGGATACCATAAACGCGAAGAAAAGTATAGCTAAGCTGGCGAGGTT from Aeropyrum pernix K1 encodes:
- a CDS encoding nicotinate phosphoribosyltransferase, with the protein product MSGGQPRIYMASLGEILEGRATDIYFVRTRRVAEKYGVGGKRVRMEVHAYSLPRGYEWAVYAGLEEALALLQGKPVTVYSLPEGTVFERKDPLMVVEGRFQDIILFETALLGLLRFSTSIATKAARVRLAAGRGKTVLFFGLRALHPAVQPAADRAALVGGLDGVSGVLSREYLGVEPRGTMPHALIIVFGSQVEAWRAFAETFKEETPVIALVDTFWDEREEALMAARELGEVLAGVRLDTPSSRRGRMRDIVEEVRWALDIHGYKHVKIFVSGGLDEERVAELRDVADGFGVGTTIAAAPNIDISMDVVEVHEDGEWRPRTKRGKLPGARSIVLCRGEKRIVRLGEEPEGCEPLTRKYLEEGRLAQSLPSLDEIRSYVLKQLENLGLQ
- a CDS encoding nucleotidyltransferase domain-containing protein; its protein translation is MRSVWVKSVRIPRERLSAWLEALVKAKSSASKLLERLGDVTVILFGSYARGDFNRWSDIDIIVVSPRFRGVRILDRYDMVSGAVEEGVEAILMTPEEFREALRKPVWGHALARSSAIVVDRLGLAREVEEALGRRPPSLEDLEAMVRRLARTRATQG
- a CDS encoding HEPN domain-containing protein, translated to MVFDCEEAVRWLRQAKHTLESIRVDYEGGFYSWACFKANQAAEYSIKAVLRAAGLESFGHDLMALWRRARSLCQPLQEMEECIAVLNKLYLPPRYPDAWPGGAAPFENYTRRDAEEALECASRVYRAVEECLGEECEDS
- a CDS encoding NAD(P)/FAD-dependent oxidoreductase — encoded protein: MPRFDYVVVGAGVVGLAAAYYLKVWSGGSVLVVDAGHAPGSGDSGRSMAAFRTFFSSTMNRLVAGSTVRLFEDAQRGGEDLGLVKSGYLFVYDRERWREVEEPLREAGEEGRDYLIIPPEELERRLGMNTRVSDGEEAEVLGVGDVEGAVLIRSAGFLDAEKVVDYYYRRASGAGVEFIFGRRVVGVELKPRVELGIEGEPLPWQEARASAAVLSDGTRVEVGEKLVVAAGVWSNRLLNPLGIDTFSRPKKRMVFRVSASTEGLRRIMREGDLAGAGAPPLIILPKRVLVRPAPREGSFWVQLSDNLGRPFALEEDPQPEEHYYSLAILPILSLYLPQFQDAYPSGGWAGHYDISFDANPVVFEPWESGIVVAAGTSGSGIMKSDSIGRVAAAVALGMESVELYGGVEMPVKWMGLEGRRYEQERLVL
- a CDS encoding tryptophanase, with the translated sequence MPILPSPNPPVEPYKIRMVEPIRLLPREERLRRLREAGWNVFRLRSIDIFIDLLTDSGTGSMSIYQWAALMTGDEAYAGARSWFRFRDAVRDVLGLDLVLPVHQGRAAERILYGELLRRRNARIVPANTHFDTGRAVILNQGGVPLDLPSPQASRREAYPFKGDIDVARLERLLKERSRDVAFILLVITNNTAGGQPVSMDNVKTVRELADAYGLPLVMDICRFAENAYLVKERDPRYRGWSVRDIAREMISYGDHFVMSAKKDGLANIGGFIATRDPSLYEDLAARVVLEEGYVTYGGLAGRDLEAIAQGLREVVEEDYLRHRVEQVRYLGELLSSQGVPIVEPVGGHAVYVDVLEALPEMPRSHYPADALAAALYLESGVRAVGLGALAFAREENGEIVYPEFELLRLAVPRRTYTNSHMEYVAASLARLLREGRRKVKGLRVVKEPRIKGIRHFLAELEPIEPV